A genomic stretch from Actinomadura rubteroloni includes:
- a CDS encoding WXG100 family type VII secretion target codes for MTENSLNKLLNPEPGPAPAPDPRSPLPPALQVPGTRTPQPAPVQRPAQPPQDQPPGGGGTSAMDPSALRAAGRSADGAVAHLRQGGKAFAAETDRAAGALGAGWQTAAAMKEVSAAWLLALRRMADEVEYLGGAVQKCATNRQWADEEIKNQISRIRTGK; via the coding sequence ATGACCGAGAACTCCCTCAACAAGCTCTTGAATCCCGAGCCCGGGCCGGCACCGGCGCCTGATCCGCGTTCTCCGCTGCCGCCCGCGTTGCAGGTCCCCGGCACGCGGACGCCCCAACCGGCACCGGTCCAGCGACCCGCGCAACCGCCGCAGGATCAGCCGCCGGGCGGCGGTGGAACATCGGCCATGGATCCGTCCGCGTTGCGCGCGGCGGGCCGGTCGGCGGACGGGGCCGTCGCGCATCTTCGCCAGGGCGGCAAGGCTTTCGCGGCCGAGACCGATCGGGCGGCCGGTGCGCTGGGCGCGGGCTGGCAGACGGCTGCGGCGATGAAAGAGGTCTCCGCCGCCTGGCTGCTGGCGCTCCGGCGCATGGCGGACGAAGTCGAGTACCTCGGCGGTGCGGTCCAAAAATGCGCGACGAACCGGCAGTGGGCCGACGAGGAGATCAAGAACCAGATCAGCCGCATTCGGACGGGAAAGTAG
- a CDS encoding alpha/beta hydrolase — MVDFAQLRDAKLDELDGAWRSWRKLVEQLEQAEDIYRDKFLQGVRTSRWKGPDAEAALRTLVPEQERIRVASGDASSVAGVLNSAQSKFKAAQVKLLNYIGEAQMRYLKVGHDGSIDFPDALPSAYSDWDQLKKIAAGIQQQFVQALKEANAADQQIAAALRGLGPGILDAKNALAELRNDAKTAAQLAGFDPNNLPPKGTKTPQQVAAWWKSLPEEQRHLLMNAYPEKIGWLDGIPSEDRNEANRTRLAARINQLEEKGNNLTRYQHRDLERLRKLNNAISMYESKGQDVYLLGLDSTITTRSEYDKGNGSDGRAIVAFGKPDTAKHTGVYVPGTTENLDNFTGSMNRTFNLNQAASMLTGGPVSTVAWLGYDAPNNVLDHLLPGDAAVPGYAIRGGAQLGSFVDGLRVAQNDVGDAGSQMTLVGHSYGSTVIGEAALQHEGKLPVNDIVVAGSPGMHVAHAGDLGIGARHVWAEKAPGDIVPPAGKLFHGGWTLHGPQVPSDPGFGGNRLDTDGHGHSDYWNDYELTGRPDPDPYRFGTPGVSLEQQAKVVAGLHYDHDPTNDPARVNG; from the coding sequence GTGGTTGACTTCGCCCAGCTCCGTGACGCGAAGCTCGATGAACTCGACGGTGCGTGGCGGTCATGGCGGAAGCTGGTCGAGCAGCTCGAACAGGCCGAGGACATCTACCGCGACAAGTTCCTCCAAGGCGTCCGCACATCACGCTGGAAAGGCCCGGACGCGGAGGCGGCGCTGCGCACACTCGTGCCGGAACAGGAACGGATCCGCGTGGCCTCCGGCGACGCGTCCTCGGTCGCCGGCGTGCTGAACAGCGCGCAGTCCAAATTCAAGGCCGCCCAGGTCAAGCTGCTCAACTACATCGGCGAAGCCCAGATGCGCTACCTCAAGGTGGGCCACGACGGGTCGATCGACTTCCCGGACGCTCTCCCATCGGCCTACTCCGACTGGGACCAGCTCAAGAAGATCGCCGCCGGGATACAGCAGCAGTTCGTCCAGGCGCTGAAGGAGGCCAACGCGGCCGACCAGCAGATCGCCGCCGCCCTTCGCGGCCTCGGCCCCGGCATTCTCGACGCGAAGAACGCCCTGGCCGAACTGCGCAACGACGCCAAGACGGCGGCACAGTTGGCCGGCTTCGATCCGAACAACCTTCCCCCGAAGGGCACCAAGACCCCCCAGCAGGTCGCAGCGTGGTGGAAGTCGCTCCCGGAAGAGCAGCGTCACCTGCTGATGAACGCCTACCCGGAGAAGATCGGCTGGCTGGACGGCATTCCGTCCGAAGACCGCAACGAAGCCAACCGGACCCGCCTCGCCGCCAGAATCAACCAGCTCGAAGAGAAGGGCAACAACCTCACCCGCTATCAGCATCGCGACCTCGAACGTCTCCGCAAACTGAACAACGCGATCTCGATGTATGAGAGCAAGGGCCAGGACGTCTACCTGCTCGGTCTCGACTCCACGATCACCACGCGGTCGGAGTACGACAAGGGGAACGGGTCGGACGGCCGCGCGATCGTCGCCTTCGGCAAGCCGGATACGGCCAAGCACACGGGCGTGTACGTTCCCGGGACCACGGAGAACCTAGATAATTTCACGGGCAGCATGAATCGCACTTTCAACCTGAACCAGGCCGCCTCCATGCTGACCGGCGGTCCTGTTTCGACGGTCGCCTGGCTCGGTTACGACGCGCCGAACAACGTGCTCGATCACCTGCTGCCCGGAGACGCCGCGGTTCCCGGCTACGCGATACGCGGGGGAGCGCAACTGGGTTCGTTCGTGGACGGTCTCCGTGTCGCGCAGAACGACGTCGGTGACGCGGGATCCCAGATGACGCTGGTCGGTCATAGTTACGGATCGACCGTCATCGGTGAGGCCGCGCTTCAGCACGAGGGAAAGCTGCCGGTCAACGACATCGTCGTGGCGGGAAGTCCGGGCATGCATGTGGCCCACGCCGGTGACCTCGGCATCGGGGCACGGCACGTCTGGGCGGAGAAAGCGCCGGGAGACATTGTTCCGCCGGCGGGAAAACTCTTCCACGGTGGGTGGACGTTGCACGGCCCGCAGGTGCCGAGTGATCCGGGGTTCGGTGGCAACCGGCTGGACACTGACGGCCACGGGCACAGCGATTACTGGAACGACTACGAGCTCACGGGCCGCCCGGACCCTGATCCCTACAGGTTCGGGACGCCCGGCGTCAGTCTGGAGCAGCAGGCGAAAGTCGTCGCGGGCCTCCACTACGATCACGACCCGACGAACGACCCGGCTCGGGTCAATGGCTGA
- a CDS encoding DivIVA domain-containing protein yields the protein MSNEAEILPNLQREENFEIVMRGYNRRHVDEYIARCQSKLREQEVRLARALSEVESVRREMAEVREARKPTGDDLSDRLKQIINLAEDEAKDKVAEAKAKGEQIRDDAERESQRIIDDARSHAERDLGQAREKAEQVLASAKKEADSVLTSAKTEAEQTVTTARLEAERTLTSAERRASVINDGATQRLTQLTRNHTQALQRLTEISETLHRLLTAENEAGPLEKMVEDAVKQPIPRKAPAQPAAAPAPAAKHAAVPAARPAAAPVPASPVPAAAQPAPSRPDPDATVTDAPAPAVAQAKTPPAAPSRPEADADGPQHRPADGA from the coding sequence ATGAGCAACGAAGCGGAAATCCTGCCGAACCTCCAGCGCGAGGAGAACTTCGAGATCGTCATGCGCGGCTACAACCGCCGCCATGTCGACGAATACATCGCACGTTGCCAGAGCAAGCTGCGCGAGCAGGAGGTCCGGCTCGCCCGCGCGCTCAGCGAGGTCGAGAGCGTCCGCCGCGAGATGGCCGAGGTGCGCGAGGCCCGCAAGCCCACCGGCGACGACCTGAGCGACCGGCTCAAGCAGATCATCAACCTGGCCGAGGACGAGGCCAAGGACAAGGTCGCCGAGGCCAAGGCCAAGGGCGAGCAGATCCGCGACGACGCCGAGCGCGAGTCCCAGCGCATCATCGACGACGCCCGCTCGCACGCCGAGCGCGACCTCGGCCAGGCCCGGGAGAAGGCCGAGCAGGTCCTCGCGTCGGCGAAGAAGGAGGCCGACAGCGTCCTGACGTCGGCCAAGACCGAGGCCGAGCAGACCGTCACCACGGCGCGGCTGGAGGCCGAGCGCACGCTGACGTCCGCCGAGCGGCGGGCCAGCGTGATCAACGACGGCGCCACGCAGCGGCTCACCCAGCTCACCCGCAACCACACGCAGGCGCTCCAGCGGCTCACCGAGATCAGCGAGACGCTGCACCGGCTGCTGACGGCGGAGAACGAGGCGGGGCCGCTGGAGAAGATGGTCGAGGACGCCGTCAAGCAGCCGATCCCCCGCAAGGCCCCCGCGCAGCCCGCCGCCGCTCCCGCCCCGGCGGCCAAGCACGCCGCGGTTCCGGCGGCGCGTCCGGCCGCCGCTCCCGTCCCCGCGTCGCCGGTTCCCGCCGCGGCGCAGCCCGCCCCGTCCCGTCCGGACCCGGACGCCACCGTGACCGACGCGCCGGCCCCCGCCGTCGCGCAGGCCAAGACGCCGCCGGCCGCCCCGTCCCGTCCGGAGGCCGACGCCGACGGGCCGCAGCACCGCCCCGCCGACGGAGCCTGA
- the arfB gene encoding alternative ribosome rescue aminoacyl-tRNA hydrolase ArfB → MAGDVRVRGSVLIPETELSWRFSRSSGPGGQHVNTSATAVELSFDVANSPSLPEPLRQRALERLAGRLVRGVLTIRAEEYRSQLRNRDAAKARLAAVLGDAIAPPPKKRIPKKIPRGLNERRLENKKRRSDVKKQRSVRWK, encoded by the coding sequence ATGGCGGGTGATGTTCGTGTGCGCGGCTCGGTCTTGATTCCGGAGACCGAGCTGAGCTGGCGTTTCTCGCGGTCTTCGGGGCCGGGCGGGCAGCATGTGAACACCAGTGCCACGGCTGTTGAGTTGTCGTTCGATGTGGCCAACTCGCCGTCGCTGCCCGAGCCGTTGCGGCAGCGGGCGCTGGAACGGCTCGCCGGACGGCTGGTGCGGGGCGTGCTCACCATTCGCGCCGAGGAGTACCGGTCGCAGCTCCGCAATCGGGACGCGGCCAAGGCGCGGCTCGCCGCCGTCCTCGGTGACGCGATCGCCCCGCCGCCGAAGAAGCGCATTCCGAAGAAGATCCCGCGCGGCCTCAATGAGCGCCGGCTGGAGAACAAGAAGCGCCGGTCCGACGTCAAGAAGCAGCGGTCCGTCCGCTGGAAGTGA
- a CDS encoding AAA family ATPase yields the protein MVWGPGYGSAPPPSPRAGDDPFAAAERDTRAMVAAQWWPGAAPQQRQHAIAGRVLVLPDGTCWLFGAWARWYRLHPSDGQWYLCPPPRSPVARAGARPVQQGQIAPLPAHVVPAGPDFSYEPPVSRPFLGTGFPSDLTSQVRATVESAATLPAADYPHWWPEFSSQVPSTVVVAWGVLMWCATAPVYDARLDGQMLDLWAPYRAKPLRKVDGPRWLTPPTLESLVALYAERLRASRVDAAVVVLRTMWAVASALREDARFQVRADALLEILGSTLSNPTVDYGALPYGDQAIVQQWLTRCPPHLVPSLRSEGSPGDGFRHAFYSLAETLTDHAGDPSDPAFIEPRLIAAALLAADLSVVRGDMAATIVPWLDPEVRYTVQAVLNQTGHPLRRLWPDDLRLAEPLASAVRRGGRDREEALLAAAYELDLAWCRLAGMPARPRGFPVPTAIIAGLVGRDRARATARTGTVSPPAAPQPPQPPQSAQSQPGFAPGAPAAAPAQPDRPFVQPPVAAQDQAAHQQPAYPAAASPDDRPGAYAPPAASPSDAAPHDGDPAGFLPPYTALGFGRPGTPAGSPQPGMPGSGPPGGAPGHGGPQPGVGSPQPGIPGGGAPQGAPGADVPGFGSPQPGVPGGLPHGAPGHGGSQPGAGAPGVGSPQPGQPRPDGEQQGWGQDGDGDVVPPYTALGYAPAGSPQQEPEPLTRRPSEPQRVPRPPMPPAANRQPPGTAVDEPFDVEGTRVDGPPARKAPQGPPRTRVLSDVEDTAPDPEPAPPTTRQPPPGTRIMSETMVGNFDFLDDTPAPATPVEKIPPPSDRSERRVVERFGIGFMSGPEDAAVLLGEVGERIAAWNGLPGEVAEETRVDGSPQTGVPSVLLVGSPHTGQRRLARLIALTMADAGLGDGALRAHEAEDVRDAPPDRLAALLTGTGPAVLFERFDAAVAGSSDPAGAAAAVRRARRDPANATPLVATCDPRAYQRLKQDYPGLTEAFRVYRLPDFTGVDNRMMLLHVLADERRVTVGADALEAARADLGRLRGPGDLVNARLVEAYLDQACRRHLERAGASRDRLVLSAQDLAGVAESIEPALRPPGDIGGYLSRLDALTGLTEVKEAVRELVEHAELTAERLRHGVGAKEPLHLLFTGPPGTGKTTVAGLLGGIYAAFGLLASGHVVACRPVHLAGRDRADTESRVAAMVEQALGGVLVVQEADRLDRAPAVVDELRAALHTHGDRFMLVCTGPSAEMDGFLAGNPVFRGEFGRLMTFEGMGDRDLVRLFQDYAERDLYVLDEELRAELLTRFETLRGDPAFAYARTVRTLFEQTVARQAARLAGADVTAATVARLTASDLPY from the coding sequence GTGGTGTGGGGACCGGGCTATGGCAGTGCTCCGCCGCCCAGCCCCCGTGCGGGGGACGATCCGTTCGCGGCGGCCGAGCGCGACACGCGCGCGATGGTGGCCGCCCAGTGGTGGCCGGGGGCGGCGCCGCAGCAGCGCCAGCACGCGATCGCGGGGCGCGTCCTCGTGCTGCCCGACGGGACGTGCTGGCTGTTCGGCGCGTGGGCGCGCTGGTACCGGCTGCACCCGTCCGACGGCCAGTGGTACCTGTGCCCGCCGCCGCGCTCGCCCGTCGCGCGGGCCGGGGCGCGGCCGGTGCAGCAGGGGCAGATCGCGCCGCTGCCCGCGCACGTCGTGCCCGCCGGTCCGGACTTCTCCTACGAGCCGCCGGTGTCGCGGCCGTTCCTCGGCACCGGGTTCCCGTCCGACCTGACGTCGCAGGTGCGCGCGACGGTCGAGTCCGCCGCGACGCTGCCCGCCGCCGACTACCCGCACTGGTGGCCGGAGTTCTCGTCGCAGGTCCCGTCCACGGTGGTCGTGGCGTGGGGCGTGCTGATGTGGTGCGCGACGGCGCCGGTGTACGACGCGCGCCTGGACGGGCAGATGCTCGACCTGTGGGCCCCCTACCGCGCCAAGCCGCTGCGGAAGGTGGACGGCCCGCGCTGGCTGACCCCGCCGACGCTGGAGTCCCTGGTCGCGCTGTACGCCGAGCGGCTGCGCGCCAGCCGGGTGGACGCGGCCGTCGTCGTGCTGCGGACGATGTGGGCGGTCGCGAGCGCGCTGCGCGAGGACGCGCGGTTCCAGGTCCGGGCGGACGCCCTGCTGGAGATCCTCGGCTCCACGCTCAGCAACCCGACCGTGGATTACGGGGCGCTGCCCTACGGAGACCAGGCGATCGTCCAGCAGTGGCTGACGCGCTGCCCGCCGCACCTGGTGCCGTCGCTGCGCAGCGAGGGCTCCCCGGGGGACGGGTTCCGGCACGCGTTCTACTCCCTCGCCGAGACGCTGACCGACCACGCGGGCGACCCGTCCGACCCGGCGTTCATCGAACCGCGCCTGATCGCGGCGGCGCTGCTCGCGGCGGACCTGTCGGTCGTGCGCGGCGACATGGCGGCGACGATCGTCCCGTGGCTGGACCCGGAGGTCCGGTACACGGTGCAGGCCGTGCTGAACCAGACCGGCCACCCGCTGCGCCGCCTCTGGCCGGACGACCTGCGCCTCGCCGAACCCCTCGCGTCGGCGGTGCGGCGCGGCGGCCGGGACCGCGAGGAGGCGCTGCTCGCCGCCGCCTACGAACTGGACCTCGCGTGGTGCCGGCTCGCGGGGATGCCCGCCCGGCCGCGCGGCTTCCCCGTCCCGACGGCGATCATCGCGGGGCTCGTCGGCCGCGACCGCGCCCGCGCGACGGCCCGCACCGGCACCGTGAGCCCGCCCGCTGCGCCGCAGCCGCCCCAGCCGCCGCAGAGCGCGCAGTCGCAGCCGGGCTTCGCGCCGGGCGCGCCCGCGGCGGCGCCCGCGCAGCCGGACCGTCCGTTCGTGCAGCCGCCCGTCGCCGCGCAGGACCAGGCGGCGCACCAGCAGCCCGCCTACCCGGCCGCCGCGAGCCCGGACGACCGTCCCGGCGCCTACGCGCCGCCCGCCGCGAGCCCGTCCGACGCCGCGCCGCACGACGGCGACCCGGCCGGCTTCCTCCCGCCCTACACGGCCCTCGGCTTCGGCCGCCCCGGCACCCCCGCCGGTTCGCCGCAACCGGGGATGCCCGGTTCCGGCCCGCCCGGCGGCGCGCCTGGTCACGGCGGGCCACAGCCCGGCGTCGGTTCGCCGCAACCCGGGATCCCCGGCGGCGGTGCTCCGCAGGGAGCGCCCGGCGCTGACGTGCCCGGTTTCGGTTCGCCTCAGCCCGGGGTGCCCGGCGGCCTCCCGCATGGTGCGCCCGGTCACGGTGGATCGCAGCCCGGCGCGGGCGCGCCCGGCGTCGGTTCGCCGCAGCCTGGTCAGCCACGTCCGGACGGGGAGCAGCAGGGTTGGGGGCAGGACGGTGACGGGGACGTCGTCCCGCCGTACACCGCGCTCGGTTATGCCCCGGCGGGGTCGCCGCAGCAGGAGCCCGAGCCGTTGACGCGGCGTCCGTCCGAGCCGCAGCGGGTGCCGCGCCCGCCGATGCCGCCCGCCGCGAACCGGCAGCCGCCGGGCACGGCCGTGGACGAGCCGTTCGACGTCGAGGGGACGCGGGTGGACGGCCCGCCCGCCCGCAAGGCGCCGCAGGGGCCGCCGCGCACGCGCGTCCTGTCGGACGTCGAAGACACCGCGCCCGACCCCGAGCCCGCTCCGCCCACGACCCGCCAGCCTCCGCCGGGCACGCGGATCATGTCCGAGACGATGGTCGGGAACTTCGACTTCCTCGACGACACGCCCGCGCCCGCGACGCCCGTCGAGAAGATCCCGCCGCCGAGCGACCGCAGCGAGCGCCGCGTGGTCGAGCGGTTCGGCATCGGGTTCATGTCCGGCCCGGAGGACGCCGCCGTGCTGCTCGGCGAGGTCGGGGAGCGGATCGCGGCGTGGAACGGCCTGCCCGGCGAGGTCGCCGAGGAGACGCGGGTGGACGGGAGCCCGCAGACGGGCGTGCCGAGCGTCCTGCTCGTCGGGTCGCCGCACACCGGGCAGCGGCGGCTGGCGCGGCTGATCGCGCTGACGATGGCCGACGCGGGCCTCGGCGACGGCGCGTTGCGCGCCCATGAGGCCGAGGACGTCCGGGACGCGCCGCCCGACCGGCTCGCGGCGCTGCTGACCGGCACCGGCCCGGCCGTGCTGTTCGAGCGGTTCGACGCGGCGGTCGCCGGGTCGTCCGATCCGGCGGGCGCGGCGGCGGCGGTGCGGCGCGCCCGGCGCGACCCGGCGAACGCGACGCCGCTGGTGGCGACCTGCGACCCGCGCGCCTACCAGCGGCTCAAGCAGGACTACCCGGGTCTGACCGAGGCGTTCCGCGTCTACCGGCTGCCCGACTTCACGGGTGTCGATAACCGGATGATGCTGCTGCACGTCCTCGCCGACGAGCGGCGCGTCACGGTCGGCGCGGACGCGCTGGAGGCGGCCCGCGCCGATCTCGGCCGGCTGCGCGGCCCCGGCGACCTCGTCAACGCGCGGCTGGTCGAGGCGTACCTGGACCAGGCGTGCCGCCGCCATCTGGAGCGTGCCGGGGCGTCCCGGGACCGGCTGGTGCTGAGCGCGCAGGACCTCGCGGGCGTCGCCGAGAGCATCGAGCCCGCGCTGCGCCCGCCCGGCGACATCGGCGGCTACCTGTCCCGGCTGGACGCGCTGACGGGCCTCACGGAGGTCAAGGAGGCCGTCCGGGAGCTGGTGGAGCACGCGGAACTGACGGCCGAGCGGCTGCGGCACGGCGTCGGCGCCAAGGAGCCGCTGCACCTGCTGTTCACCGGCCCGCCGGGGACGGGCAAGACGACGGTGGCGGGCCTGCTCGGCGGGATCTACGCGGCGTTCGGGCTGCTGGCGTCGGGGCACGTGGTGGCGTGCCGCCCGGTCCATCTGGCGGGACGCGACCGCGCCGACACCGAGTCCCGCGTGGCGGCGATGGTCGAGCAGGCGCTCGGCGGCGTGCTCGTCGTGCAGGAGGCGGACCGGCTCGACCGCGCGCCCGCCGTCGTGGACGAGCTGCGCGCCGCCCTCCACACCCACGGCGACCGGTTCATGCTGGTCTGCACGGGCCCGTCGGCGGAGATGGACGGGTTCCTCGCCGGAAACCCGGTGTTCCGCGGCGAGTTCGGACGGCTGATGACGTTCGAGGGCATGGGCGACCGCGACCTCGTCCGCCTCTTCCAGGACTACGCCGAGCGCGACCTGTACGTCCTGGACGAGGAACTGCGCGCCGAACTGCTCACGCGCTTCGAGACGCTGCGCGGCGACCCGGCCTTCGCCTACGCGCGGACGGTCCGGACGCTGTTCGAGCAGACCGTCGCGCGGCAGGCGGCGCGGCTGGCGGGCGCGGACGTGACGGCGGCGACCGTGGCGCGGCTGACGGCGTCCGACCTGCCGTACTGA
- a CDS encoding gamma carbonic anhydrase family protein has translation MSSYVGSLDEHTPDIHPEAWIAPGAVVVGRVRLGRRANVWYGSVLRGDDEEIVVGDEVNIQDLSCLHADPGMPAVLEDRVSLGHKAMVHGAHVETGALIGIGAIVLNGARIGAHTLVAAGALVTPGKQMPSGVLVAGAPAKVVRELTDDDRLVLEYTPKVYMEKAERHARADWR, from the coding sequence ATGAGCAGCTATGTGGGATCGCTGGACGAGCACACGCCCGACATCCATCCGGAGGCGTGGATCGCGCCGGGCGCCGTCGTGGTCGGCCGGGTGCGGCTCGGACGGCGCGCGAACGTCTGGTACGGCTCGGTGCTGCGCGGGGACGACGAGGAGATCGTCGTCGGCGACGAGGTCAACATCCAGGATCTGAGCTGCCTGCACGCCGATCCGGGGATGCCCGCCGTCCTGGAGGACCGCGTCAGCCTCGGCCACAAGGCGATGGTCCACGGCGCGCACGTGGAGACCGGCGCGCTGATCGGCATCGGCGCGATCGTGCTGAACGGCGCCCGGATCGGGGCGCACACGCTGGTCGCGGCGGGCGCGCTGGTGACGCCGGGCAAGCAGATGCCGTCCGGGGTGCTGGTGGCCGGGGCGCCGGCGAAGGTCGTCCGCGAACTGACCGACGACGACCGTCTCGTCCTGGAGTACACGCCGAAGGTCTACATGGAGAAGGCGGAACGGCACGCGCGGGCCGACTGGCGCTGA
- a CDS encoding WXG100 family type VII secretion target, whose translation MTQYHLRTGGAPTGDPSSYGDIGKIRALLKATDANAIKEAGTAYVAASQHLESLYSVISRASRILADVWEDEASTATQKTLRKLQATAEELRSTTAKVGGALDWYGSEILPWYVKHKPDTGLIKDGGDDKYAREYMQRLNRRIAEAWTRLPDSVTVHSVRDVEQIDDPARRPRTSDVPTSGPNASSSGGSPSGNPGHHRPLPSATAPNGIDGPQNPNGNNTVPTTGRPASLGGAVTDTRLAGAGGNSITGPPFGGPPAGPGGAPNPFGGLGGVGPGGSPGAMPGVGPSPGGLDPTGGGLGAPGRDAFGSSGRGGAASSAKGSGPMSAGGTGGGKQDDRQEERRREFWLAEDRANWSGDPAVAPVIGDASATAVEYDDQTWRVDSSTANWGVEPVPEVVLGGTSRPRNEPEEAETGTAEEIRDARPARLEAPPELRGDE comes from the coding sequence ATGACCCAGTACCACCTCCGTACCGGCGGCGCGCCGACCGGCGACCCGTCCTCCTACGGCGACATCGGCAAGATCCGCGCGCTCCTCAAGGCGACCGATGCGAACGCGATCAAGGAGGCGGGCACTGCGTACGTGGCCGCCTCACAGCATCTTGAAAGCTTGTACAGCGTCATCAGCCGTGCGTCGAGAATTCTGGCCGATGTCTGGGAGGACGAAGCCTCGACTGCCACTCAGAAGACGCTCCGCAAACTCCAGGCGACCGCCGAAGAACTTCGCAGCACGACCGCCAAGGTCGGAGGGGCCCTCGACTGGTACGGCAGCGAAATCCTCCCGTGGTACGTCAAGCACAAGCCGGACACGGGCCTGATCAAGGACGGCGGCGACGACAAGTACGCCCGCGAGTACATGCAGCGCTTGAACAGGCGCATTGCCGAGGCGTGGACGCGTCTGCCCGATTCCGTGACCGTGCACTCCGTGCGAGACGTCGAGCAGATCGACGATCCAGCGCGACGGCCGAGAACGAGTGACGTACCGACGAGCGGCCCGAACGCATCAAGTAGTGGCGGCTCGCCGAGCGGAAACCCGGGCCACCATCGACCGCTTCCCAGCGCCACGGCTCCGAACGGCATCGACGGACCACAGAATCCCAACGGGAACAACACTGTGCCGACGACCGGACGGCCCGCCTCGCTCGGTGGCGCGGTGACGGACACCCGACTCGCCGGCGCCGGAGGCAACAGCATCACGGGCCCGCCGTTCGGCGGGCCGCCGGCTGGTCCGGGCGGCGCGCCGAACCCGTTCGGCGGTCTGGGCGGCGTCGGTCCGGGTGGATCTCCGGGCGCTATGCCGGGCGTCGGACCCAGCCCGGGAGGCCTCGACCCGACGGGCGGAGGACTAGGCGCTCCCGGCCGGGACGCGTTCGGTTCGAGCGGTCGCGGCGGCGCGGCCTCGTCGGCGAAGGGATCCGGCCCTATGAGCGCCGGTGGGACCGGCGGGGGGAAACAAGACGACCGCCAGGAGGAGCGGCGCCGCGAGTTCTGGCTCGCCGAGGACCGCGCGAACTGGAGCGGAGACCCTGCGGTCGCCCCGGTGATCGGTGACGCGTCTGCGACAGCCGTCGAGTACGACGACCAGACCTGGCGCGTCGACTCCTCGACCGCAAACTGGGGCGTGGAGCCTGTGCCCGAAGTGGTCCTCGGCGGGACGTCCCGGCCGCGGAACGAGCCCGAAGAAGCCGAAACTGGCACCGCCGAGGAGATCCGGGACGCGCGCCCGGCCCGGTTGGAGGCTCCGCCGGAACTCAGGGGCGACGAGTGA
- a CDS encoding S8 family serine peptidase, giving the protein MLCAVVPMVFGPVTASASPAPRPEEWWFTTWSVQPKVWPVSRGAGVTVAVVDSGANGRLPELADRLLPGWDATGNGTDGRTDVDIEKDMFDKGGFGHGSGMAALIVANGSGTGMLGLAPDTKVLPVVARVSIDYAKGITWSADHGAKVINVSAAWRRGPDGNPCSPDLQRAIDHALERDVVVVAGSGNSPEERFMEPGGCPGVLTVGAVDGDLKPWANTTRQPSVDVAAPGVHIGTLDRKGKMIRASGTSASTALTSAVVALVRAKFPSMSAREVVQRIVATAKDVGPSGKDEQTGYGLVMPYRALTADVPKNAANPVYAEWDRHHGQAPPVKQAARPVGDDGTSAVLSAKALALTGLGIAVLLAIVGTAVVVVARSRRQARAR; this is encoded by the coding sequence GTGCTGTGCGCCGTCGTCCCGATGGTCTTCGGTCCGGTCACCGCGTCGGCGTCTCCAGCCCCCCGCCCGGAGGAATGGTGGTTCACGACCTGGAGCGTCCAGCCCAAGGTGTGGCCCGTGTCGAGAGGTGCGGGCGTCACGGTCGCCGTTGTGGACTCGGGCGCCAATGGAAGGCTTCCCGAACTCGCTGATCGGCTCCTTCCCGGCTGGGATGCGACGGGCAACGGCACGGACGGACGTACGGACGTCGACATAGAAAAAGACATGTTCGACAAAGGCGGCTTCGGCCACGGGTCCGGCATGGCCGCCCTTATCGTGGCCAACGGCTCGGGCACCGGGATGCTCGGCCTTGCCCCGGACACGAAAGTCCTGCCGGTCGTAGCGCGTGTGAGCATCGACTACGCCAAGGGAATCACGTGGTCGGCCGATCATGGCGCGAAGGTCATCAACGTCTCGGCCGCGTGGCGTCGCGGACCGGACGGAAACCCTTGCAGTCCAGATCTCCAGAGAGCGATCGACCACGCGCTGGAACGCGACGTGGTCGTGGTCGCGGGCTCGGGCAACAGCCCGGAGGAACGGTTCATGGAGCCCGGCGGCTGCCCAGGCGTGCTGACCGTCGGCGCGGTGGACGGCGATTTGAAGCCGTGGGCCAATACGACCCGGCAGCCTTCGGTCGACGTCGCGGCACCTGGAGTCCACATCGGGACGCTGGATCGAAAAGGAAAAATGATCCGCGCCTCCGGTACGAGCGCGTCGACGGCTCTCACGTCGGCGGTCGTGGCGCTGGTGCGGGCGAAATTCCCCAGCATGTCGGCGCGCGAGGTCGTGCAGCGGATCGTCGCCACGGCGAAGGACGTCGGTCCGTCCGGCAAGGACGAGCAGACGGGTTACGGACTGGTGATGCCGTACCGGGCCCTGACGGCGGACGTTCCTAAGAACGCCGCCAACCCGGTCTATGCCGAATGGGACCGCCATCACGGTCAGGCGCCACCGGTGAAGCAGGCCGCGCGTCCTGTCGGGGATGACGGCACGAGCGCGGTGTTGAGCGCGAAGGCCCTCGCGCTGACCGGCCTTGGTATCGCCGTCCTCCTCGCGATCGTGGGAACGGCGGTCGTCGTCGTGGCCCGTTCGCGACGTCAAGCCCGCGCCCGATGA